The window GGCTGATGCCGGTGGCGATTCTCACTTCTTCGAAGCTGGAAGAGGACCTGATTCGCAGCTACGCGCTCGGCGTCAACAGCTACGTGCGCAAGCCGGTCAAGTCAGAATTGTTCATTGAGGCGATCCGCCAGCTCGGCCTGTACTGGCTGCTGCTCAACGAACCGCCGCCCGGCCGGGACGAGAACCGAGGGGGACTCGGGATCTAGCGATGCCACACCCGAACGCAGTCGCACCGCAGCCACGTGTTGACATTCGAACCGTGTTCTCTACAATTCAAACGCAGTTGAGTACTATCCGTTTTAACGTCGGCGGAGTCGAGTTCGTCGGAACGCTGAACAGCTCATCTCTCACCGAGAAGCTGCTCAGTCTTTTGCCGTATGAAACGGTCGGTGAGACCTGGGGTATGGAAGTCTACTTCCCGGTGGACCTGCATGTGGATGACCCTGGCCTCGTGAACGAGGTCAAAGTCGGCGACATTGCCTACTGGCCTGACGGTCCCGATATCTGCCTGTTCTTCGGCCGTACCCCCAAGAGCACGAATGACGCTCCGGTCGTCGCCAGCCCGGTCACGGTCATTGGGACCTTCCAGTTCGTTCCGGAGGACTTCGACCGCATCGAGCGCCGCCGCAACGGCATCCTGGTCAACGTTGGACCGGCGCAGTAGCGCGGCACCGGGCCGGCCGGACCCTCAATCTGCTATCTGCAATTCGATATCTGAAACTGCGTGGGGCAGTAGCTCAGCTGGGAGAGCGCCAGGTTCGCAATCTGGAGGTCGCCGGTTCAATCCCGGTCTGCTCCACTCTTCCGGGGACTCGCAATCAGCAACCTGCAGTCGATAGCGGGAGGCCGAATGGTAATCCTTCCCAAATACGTCTTCCTGACGAAAGGCACTGGCGTCCACCGCGAGAAGCTGGCCAGCTTCGAGGCGGCGCTGCGCGACGCCGGCATCGCCGCGTACAACATCGTCCGGGTCTCGTCTATCTTCCCGCCATGTTGCCGCATCATCTCCCGCACGCGAGGACAGAAGCTCTTGACTCCCGGCCAGGTGATGTTTGCCGTTGTCAGCGACAATGCCACCAATGAACCGCATCGGCTCATTTCCGCCTCGGTCGGACTGGCCATCCCCAAAGACCCGACCAAGTACGGCTACCTCTCCGAGTACCACTCGTTCGGCCAGCGCGAAGAGAGCGCCGGCGACTACGCCGAGGACCTTGCCGCGCAGATGCTTGCGACTACTCTCGGTGTCCAGTTCAATCCGGACACGAGCTACGACCAGCGAAAGGAGATCTGGAAGATCTCCAACGAGATAGTCCGCACCCAGAACATCACCCAGTCGGCAATCGGCAACAAGAGCGGATTCTGGACCACGGTCGTGGCCGCTGCGGTGCTGATCACCCACATTCCTGAAGAACAGGTAGAGTAGGCCCGGCGCGGCGGCTAGTAGCGCTGCGCGAGACTCGCGCCCGTGTAGTAGTGCTTCAGTATCTCCCGGTAGCTTGCACCGGCCTCGGCCATCCCGATCGCCCCGTCCTGGCACATGCCTGACCCGTGGCCCCACCCCCGGCCGGTGAAGGAGACGGTCCGGCCGCGAATCGACGCCGTGAACGCGGTCGACCTGAGACCCATCGCCATCCGGAAGTCCGATCCCGGAACTCTGGAGCTACCGTGATCGGTCGCGAGGTTGACGTACCTTGCCCGGCCCGACTCACGGTCCATCTCCACACTGACGGCCCGGACTCTGCATCCCATTCCTAGGAGCCTGCTCGCCGCCGCATCGAGGCTGTCCCTGCCCAGACTGGTCTGCCAGGAGGAGTTCGGCCTCCCGGAGCAATAGGCCTTCCGGCCCCGGCGTTGTTCAGGTGTGTCGGGAATGCTCTTCAGGTAGGGCTTTGACCCGTTCGCTGTGACGCCGCCGCAGTTGGCGTGGTACAGCGCTTCGCAGACTTCATACTGAAACTCGAGCACCTCGCCCCGCGTCGCGGACACGGCCTGCCGTGAGAGTTCGGTCT is drawn from candidate division WOR-3 bacterium and contains these coding sequences:
- a CDS encoding arginine decarboxylase, pyruvoyl-dependent, with amino-acid sequence MVILPKYVFLTKGTGVHREKLASFEAALRDAGIAAYNIVRVSSIFPPCCRIISRTRGQKLLTPGQVMFAVVSDNATNEPHRLISASVGLAIPKDPTKYGYLSEYHSFGQREESAGDYAEDLAAQMLATTLGVQFNPDTSYDQRKEIWKISNEIVRTQNITQSAIGNKSGFWTTVVAAAVLITHIPEEQVE